A genomic segment from Polyangium mundeleinium encodes:
- a CDS encoding aldehyde dehydrogenase family protein yields the protein MPAKSPRGCADEHDAPGRSLGCQEDEMGQVVMDRGAGNVTGSGPGANGHAATKIRSYAPATGELLGEVKVTSADEVKRAVERARRAQEAWGALPVEERCERVLRFRDAIVDRADEIVDLLVRECGKPRHEALLHEVMVAADLATFFAKAAPHVLAPHEVKLHMFKHRRSFIHYKPRGVVAVISPWNYPFQLPLRDAIIALLAGNAVVIKPSEVTPLIAQKAKEVWDSAGLPEDLLQVVPGFGPTGAALIEAQPDFVILTGSVATGRRVAAACGERLIPCVMELGGKAPLIACADADVERTARAIVFGGFSNAGQVCVSVERVYAHREIHDKLVDRVVELTKELRQGDPSAEFVDVGAIIFPHQIDVAEKHIADAVGKGGTVRAGGKRREGPGQFFEPTVIDGCNHQMTVMTEEIFGPIVPFMRVSTEEEAVRLANDSHLGLNAYVFSRDRDHATRLAERVEAGSVLVNDVLTNGGTPDTPFGGIKASGFGRAMGEEGLREMCNIKHVSVERVGLGSKDPLWYPYTAQSYGWFRKGLRALFSGGGLLQRIGEIL from the coding sequence GTGCCGGCGAAGAGCCCGCGCGGATGCGCGGACGAGCACGACGCGCCGGGCCGATCGCTCGGCTGTCAGGAGGATGAAATGGGCCAGGTGGTGATGGACCGAGGGGCGGGGAACGTGACGGGGAGCGGTCCGGGCGCCAATGGGCACGCGGCGACGAAGATCCGGAGCTACGCGCCGGCCACGGGCGAGCTGCTCGGCGAGGTGAAGGTCACCTCCGCCGACGAGGTCAAGCGCGCCGTCGAGCGGGCGCGGCGCGCGCAGGAGGCCTGGGGCGCGCTGCCCGTCGAGGAGCGCTGCGAGCGCGTGCTCCGCTTCCGCGACGCCATCGTCGACCGCGCCGACGAGATCGTCGACCTGCTCGTGCGCGAGTGCGGAAAACCCCGCCACGAGGCCTTGCTCCACGAGGTCATGGTCGCCGCCGATCTGGCGACCTTCTTCGCCAAGGCCGCGCCACACGTCCTCGCGCCGCACGAGGTCAAGCTCCACATGTTCAAGCATCGCCGGAGCTTCATCCACTACAAGCCGCGCGGCGTCGTGGCCGTGATCTCGCCCTGGAACTACCCGTTCCAGCTCCCCTTGCGCGACGCCATCATCGCCCTGCTCGCGGGCAACGCCGTCGTCATCAAGCCGAGCGAGGTGACGCCGCTCATCGCGCAGAAGGCCAAGGAGGTCTGGGACAGCGCGGGCCTGCCCGAGGATCTGCTCCAGGTCGTCCCCGGCTTCGGGCCGACGGGCGCGGCGCTCATCGAGGCCCAGCCCGACTTCGTGATCCTCACGGGCAGCGTCGCCACGGGCCGCAGGGTCGCGGCCGCGTGTGGCGAGCGGCTCATCCCGTGCGTGATGGAGCTCGGCGGCAAGGCCCCGCTCATCGCCTGCGCCGACGCCGACGTCGAGCGCACCGCGCGCGCCATCGTGTTCGGCGGCTTCTCGAACGCCGGCCAGGTCTGCGTCTCCGTCGAGCGCGTCTACGCGCACCGCGAGATCCACGACAAGCTCGTCGATCGCGTCGTCGAGCTGACGAAGGAGCTTCGGCAGGGCGATCCGAGCGCGGAGTTCGTCGACGTCGGCGCGATCATCTTCCCGCACCAGATCGACGTGGCCGAGAAGCACATCGCGGACGCGGTTGGCAAGGGCGGCACGGTGCGCGCGGGCGGCAAGCGGCGCGAGGGGCCGGGGCAGTTCTTCGAGCCGACCGTGATCGACGGCTGCAACCACCAGATGACCGTGATGACCGAGGAGATCTTCGGGCCGATCGTGCCGTTCATGCGCGTCTCGACCGAGGAGGAGGCCGTGCGCCTCGCGAACGACTCGCACCTCGGCCTGAACGCGTACGTCTTCTCGCGCGACCGGGATCACGCAACGCGTCTCGCCGAGCGCGTCGAGGCGGGCAGCGTGCTCGTGAACGACGTGCTCACGAACGGCGGCACGCCCGACACGCCCTTCGGCGGCATCAAGGCGAGCGGCTTCGGCCGGGCGATGGGCGAGGAAGGGCTGCGCGAGATGTGCAACATCAAGCACGTCAGCGTCGAGCGGGTCGGCCTGGGGAGCAAGGACCCGCTCTGGTACCCCTACACGGCCCAAAGTTATGGTTGGTTCCGCAAAGGGCTCCGGGCGCTCTTCTCCGGCGGCGGACTCTTGCAGCGCATTGGCGAGATCCTGTAA
- a CDS encoding serine/threonine-protein kinase, protein MKSCPTCSLRYPSESNTCFADGSTLVVLRDPWLGTTVAGRYVLDELIGIGGMASVYRARFLLTDRPCAVKLLNPQLASDHTTRERFNREAKLAQRLAHPNIIEIFDHGDAEDGTPFLVMELLEGESLSELIAAGPVPLARALPIVIQMTRALARAHDFEVIHRDLKPENVFLLRGDRVKLLDFGIARCAQDVRLTNAGEVFGTPEYMAPERATSSDAGPPADLYALGVMLFEMLTQRLPFDAPSPAQILNKHMLEPPPRLGENLPDAPPALDHLVYDLMSKVPDGRPVDAHRVLAMLQEISEAARIPLPPDLDAAPLAPPRPSATAAAPRWSTRVEIVERLVSKTYGGALPVEVARTLEQMKAHVKELVELRARGLEEQRALDTIHREWKEGRFRHGKAMDRLTVDISRTREEARATRVGIAPLAAAARSFAPRVREAHREVVFWEGRSGFREPYRELAVAYRTLADLVDLWTNARHAELEVEAAAVEKERAVSEVDQQIRELRHSLVIADRAMEDRKAKHFLALGDVGRRAEKLEFELLRSSGRICAPLRGRADLAPLFAELAGSTPAAAAPA, encoded by the coding sequence ATGAAGTCCTGTCCCACGTGTAGCCTCCGGTATCCGAGCGAGAGCAACACTTGCTTCGCGGACGGCTCGACGCTCGTCGTGCTGCGGGATCCGTGGCTCGGCACCACCGTCGCGGGCCGCTACGTGCTCGACGAGCTCATCGGCATCGGCGGCATGGCCTCCGTGTACCGCGCGCGCTTCCTGCTCACGGACCGGCCCTGCGCGGTGAAGCTCCTGAACCCGCAGCTCGCCTCGGACCACACGACGCGCGAGCGCTTCAACCGCGAGGCGAAGCTCGCGCAGCGGCTCGCGCACCCGAACATCATCGAGATCTTCGACCACGGCGACGCGGAGGACGGCACGCCGTTCCTCGTGATGGAGCTGCTCGAAGGCGAGAGCCTCTCGGAGCTCATCGCGGCCGGACCCGTGCCGCTCGCGCGCGCGCTACCCATCGTCATTCAGATGACGCGCGCGCTCGCCCGCGCCCACGACTTCGAGGTGATCCACCGGGATCTCAAGCCGGAGAACGTGTTCTTGCTCCGGGGCGACCGGGTCAAGCTCCTCGATTTCGGCATCGCGCGCTGCGCGCAGGACGTGCGCCTGACGAACGCGGGCGAGGTGTTCGGCACGCCCGAGTACATGGCCCCCGAGCGCGCGACGTCGTCGGACGCGGGCCCGCCGGCCGATCTCTACGCGCTCGGCGTGATGCTCTTCGAGATGCTCACGCAGCGCCTGCCCTTCGACGCGCCGAGCCCCGCGCAGATCCTGAACAAGCACATGCTGGAGCCGCCGCCGCGCCTCGGCGAGAACCTGCCGGACGCGCCGCCCGCGCTCGATCACCTCGTCTACGACCTGATGTCGAAGGTGCCCGATGGCCGGCCCGTCGACGCCCACCGGGTCCTCGCGATGCTCCAGGAGATCAGCGAGGCCGCGCGCATCCCCTTGCCGCCCGATCTCGACGCAGCGCCGCTCGCGCCCCCGCGCCCCTCGGCCACGGCCGCGGCTCCGCGCTGGAGCACGCGCGTCGAGATCGTCGAGCGCCTCGTCAGCAAGACCTACGGGGGCGCCTTGCCGGTCGAGGTCGCGCGCACGCTCGAGCAGATGAAGGCCCACGTGAAGGAGCTCGTGGAGCTGCGGGCCCGCGGCCTCGAAGAGCAACGCGCGCTCGACACGATCCACCGCGAGTGGAAGGAAGGCCGCTTCCGCCATGGCAAGGCGATGGATCGGCTCACGGTGGACATCTCGCGGACACGCGAGGAAGCACGCGCGACCCGGGTCGGCATCGCGCCGCTCGCCGCGGCCGCGCGATCGTTCGCGCCGCGCGTGCGCGAGGCGCACCGAGAGGTGGTCTTCTGGGAGGGCCGGAGCGGCTTCCGCGAGCCCTACCGTGAGCTCGCGGTCGCATACCGCACGCTCGCCGATCTCGTCGACCTGTGGACCAACGCGCGCCACGCGGAGCTCGAAGTGGAGGCGGCGGCGGTCGAGAAAGAGCGGGCCGTGTCCGAGGTGGACCAGCAGATCCGAGAGCTCAGGCACAGCCTGGTGATCGCGGATCGAGCGATGGAGGATCGCAAGGCGAAGCACTTCCTCGCGCTCGGGGACGTCGGCCGGCGCGCGGAGAAGCTCGAGTTCGAGCTCTTGCGCTCCTCGGGCCGGATCTGCGCGCCGCTGCGGGGCCGGGCGGATCTGGCGCCGCTCTTCGCCGAGCTCGCAGGCAGCACACCCGCGGCGGCGGCGCCGGCTTGA
- a CDS encoding FIST signal transduction protein, which translates to MPVRTAHATEIGADDVARHMRAELASVEPIVVLYFAGGPRDPRALAEAMQRAFPGAIVVGCTTAGEREGRAWRKGSVVAMALGAEIVRDAAVAVIEDLRGRADVKAALAPLEAHFDRPLARLDPTRHVGLLFVDGLSTAEARLMDRLGDLTDIPILGGSAGDDLAFASTWVTKDGTAYTNAAVLLLLEPAVPFRAIKTQSFRPLDRTLCVTACDEAARVVHAFDGKPAAVRYAEVLGIPMAEVVSHFQRHPLGLMVGDEPFVRSPQQLRGESVVFYCEVPEGTVLTVLEASDIVEDTRRALTEAREELGGASALVGFDCVLRTLEIEARGLLDPYGAIFEGIPTALFSTYGEQFVGHVNQTATMLLFG; encoded by the coding sequence GTGCCCGTTCGAACCGCTCATGCGACCGAGATCGGCGCAGACGACGTCGCGCGCCACATGCGCGCCGAGCTCGCGTCCGTCGAGCCCATCGTGGTCCTTTATTTCGCCGGCGGCCCGCGGGATCCACGCGCGCTCGCCGAGGCGATGCAGCGCGCGTTTCCAGGCGCGATCGTGGTCGGCTGCACGACGGCCGGCGAGCGCGAGGGCCGCGCATGGCGCAAGGGCTCGGTCGTCGCGATGGCGCTCGGCGCCGAGATCGTGCGGGACGCGGCCGTCGCCGTGATCGAGGATCTCCGCGGGCGCGCCGACGTGAAGGCCGCGCTCGCGCCGCTCGAAGCGCACTTCGATCGTCCACTCGCGCGCCTGGATCCCACGCGGCACGTGGGCCTCCTGTTCGTCGACGGGCTCAGCACGGCCGAGGCCCGTCTCATGGATCGGCTCGGCGATCTCACGGACATCCCGATCCTCGGCGGCTCAGCCGGCGACGACCTCGCCTTCGCCTCGACGTGGGTCACGAAGGACGGCACCGCGTACACGAACGCCGCCGTCCTGCTCCTGCTTGAGCCCGCCGTGCCGTTCCGCGCGATCAAGACGCAGAGCTTCCGCCCGCTCGATCGCACGCTCTGCGTGACGGCCTGCGACGAGGCCGCGCGGGTCGTGCATGCGTTCGACGGCAAACCCGCGGCAGTCCGGTACGCCGAGGTGCTCGGGATCCCGATGGCCGAAGTCGTGAGCCACTTCCAGCGCCACCCGCTCGGCCTGATGGTCGGCGACGAACCGTTCGTCCGAAGCCCGCAGCAGCTCCGCGGCGAGAGCGTGGTGTTTTACTGCGAGGTCCCCGAGGGCACGGTCCTCACGGTGCTCGAAGCGAGCGACATCGTGGAGGACACGCGCCGCGCGCTCACGGAAGCCCGCGAGGAGCTCGGCGGCGCATCGGCGCTCGTCGGCTTCGACTGCGTGTTGCGGACGCTGGAGATCGAGGCCCGCGGGCTGCTCGATCCGTACGGCGCGATCTTCGAGGGCATCCCGACGGCCTTGTTCAGCACGTACGGCGAGCAGTTCGTCGGCCACGTCAACCAGACGGCCACGATGCTCCTCTTCGGCTGA
- a CDS encoding HAD family hydrolase, translating to MAFAGILFDVDGVLVDSPHERAWRETLDELMRGPWKDLAAQSLYTPARFDTAVYQELVAGKPREDGARAALEYFGVPNAAALAAEYAAAKQAKILGLIQEGAFQAFPDALRFVLAVRDMGLPMAVASSSRNANELLARIVVPEPMPGLRPDPLGKEPGTTLVDLFDANVCGRTFPRGKPSPDIFLGAAAELGVQPEAALVVEDATSGVQAAKAGGMWALGVARLGDAELLRAAGADLVVESLDEVDRDALARGTLARVKKAA from the coding sequence ATGGCGTTCGCGGGGATCCTCTTCGACGTGGATGGCGTGCTCGTCGATTCGCCGCACGAGCGAGCCTGGCGGGAGACCTTGGACGAGCTCATGCGGGGCCCCTGGAAAGACCTCGCCGCGCAGTCGCTGTACACGCCCGCGCGCTTCGACACAGCGGTCTACCAGGAGCTCGTCGCGGGCAAACCCCGCGAGGACGGAGCGCGCGCGGCGCTCGAGTACTTCGGCGTCCCCAACGCCGCAGCCCTCGCCGCGGAGTACGCAGCCGCGAAGCAAGCAAAGATCCTGGGCCTCATCCAGGAAGGCGCGTTCCAGGCCTTCCCGGACGCACTGCGGTTCGTGCTCGCGGTGCGCGACATGGGCTTGCCGATGGCGGTCGCCTCGTCGTCGAGAAACGCAAACGAGCTGCTCGCGCGGATCGTGGTGCCCGAGCCGATGCCAGGTCTCCGTCCGGATCCACTCGGCAAGGAGCCCGGCACGACGCTCGTCGATCTCTTCGACGCAAACGTCTGCGGCCGGACGTTCCCGCGGGGCAAACCCTCCCCAGACATCTTCCTCGGCGCCGCAGCAGAGCTCGGTGTGCAGCCCGAGGCAGCACTCGTCGTGGAGGACGCAACATCAGGAGTGCAAGCAGCAAAAGCCGGCGGGATGTGGGCGCTCGGAGTGGCGCGGCTCGGAGACGCCGAGCTCTTGCGGGCAGCGGGGGCCGACCTCGTGGTGGAGTCACTCGACGAGGTGGATCGAGACGCACTCGCGCGGGGGACACTCGCGCGCGTCAAGAAGGCGGCGTGA